CCATAGGAGCCGCCCCCTCTTGGAACCCCTCCAGGGCGTTGAAGAACCTGTCGAGGACGTCGCCTCCATAGGTCGGAACGAGGAAGATGTGGGTGTGGGGTATCCTCCGACCCCGGGCGTATATTGCCACGAAGTCGGGGTCGTAGGCCCGCATGATCTTCTGGGATACGGTCCTAGCCACCCGAAAGAGGCTCTCCACCTCCTCCTCCGTCAGGTCGTGCCACCAGGGGACGTGCCTCTTGGGGATAACAAGAGAGTGGCCCCTGGAGAAGGGGTTTATGTCCAGTATCGCGAGGGACAGGTCGTCCTCGAATATCCGGCGGGCCTTCGCCCTCCCGGCTACGATATCGCAGAATATGCAGCCTTCATCGTTTCTCAGGTCCATTGAGACTCCTCCCTTTCATCGGAGTTCTGACAATTGGAAGAATATAAGCCTTCTCCGATTCAACAGCCGCTGCTCGAAGTTGTTATATACCCTCGGGATTAAACTATAACAAGCTTTTGAAGGTATGAATCGGCCAAAAGGCCACTCGGGCATCGATAGCATCAGAAGATGAACCGCTGAATAAGGAGAAATTTCAATGAGGGACGAAATCTCCGTTCTGGTGGGGGGGAGGGCGGGCGACGGGATAGCTGAGGCGGGGATGGTCATCGCCCGCCTCTACAACCAGCTCGGATACTGCCTCTACCAGTACCTCGACTACCCCTCCCTCATCAGGGGGGGGCACAACTTCGCCATCGTCCGGGCTGCGGGAAAGAAGATCGGAGCTCACCGGGACGGGGTGGACTATCTCCTCGCCCTGAACCAGGATACCATCGACAGGCACCTCTGGCGGCTGAACGAGGGAGCCGTCGTAATCTACGACTCTGACGAGGTGAAGGCTCCCCCAGCGGGGGGGGCGGGCCTCCCCCTCAAGAGCTTCGCGAGGGAGGCGGGGGCGCCTCCGATAGCAAGGAACGTCGGCCTCATCGGCGCCCTCTCCGGGGCCGCCGGGATCGAGGAGGAGATCGTTGAAAAGGTCCTCCGAAAGGAGATCCGCAAGTACATCGACGAGAACCTGGAGGTCGCCCGCCGGGGGCGCGCCGGGATCGAGGAAAGGGGCGATGGTAGGGCTGAGAGGAGGTCTTACCCCTGCTGCCCCGTCATCACCGGAAATGAGCTCATCGGCCTCGGCCTCCTCCGGGGCGGCCTCGACGCCTACGTCGCCTACCCCATGACCCCCTCCTCCGGGGTCCTCCACTTCCTCGCCGGGGTCGCAGGGGAGTTTTCGATCAAGGTCGTCCACCCCGAGAACGAGATCGCGGTGATCCTGATGGCCGAGGGGTTCGCCTACGCCGGGAAGAAGACGGCCGTTGGCACCTCCGGCGGCGGCTTCTGCCTCATGAATGAGGGGATGAGCCTCGCGGGGATGGCCGAGATCCCCCTCGTCGTCCTCGTCTCTCAGAGGGCGGGGCCGAGCACCGGAGTCCCCACCTACACCGCCCAGGCCGACCTCCCCTTCGTCATGAGCGCGGGGCAGGGGGAGTTTCCGAGGCTCGTCATAGTCCCCGGGGACGCGGAGGAGGCCTTCTTCTGGTCGGCGACGGCCCTGGGGCTCGCCTGGAGGTACCAGATCCCCGTCGTCCTCCTATCGGACAAGACCCTCAGCGAGTCGGCCTACAGCTTCAATATCGAGGAGGCGAGGGATATCCCCGATATCGCCCCCGTCCTCTGGGATGGCGAAGGCGATTACCAGAGGTACGCCTCCCCAGAAGACGGGATCTCCCCCCTGGCCTTCCCGCCGCGGGCCGGAGCGGTGGTGAAGGCGAACAGCTACGCCCACCTCCCCTCCGGGATCACTACGGAGGAGGCCCGGGCGATCGAGAGAGGCCAGGATAAGCTCCTCCAGAAGGAGAGGAGGCTCGCCGAGGAGCTGGCCTCCCTGAAGACGGTGAAGGTCTACGGGGACCCGGGGTCCTCGACGGCGATCCTATGCTGGGGATCGAATAAAGGGGTCTCTTCTGAGGTCGGGGAGGAACTCGGCCTCCGGGTCATCGCGCCCGTCGTCGTCAGCCCCTTCCCTGCCGATCGGTTCAAAGAGGCGCTCCGGGGGGTCGAGAGGACTATATCCGTCGAGACGAACTCCACGGGGCAGCTCGCCCGGCTGATCCGGTCTTACGGCTTTGAGGCTGATGATCTTATCCTGAAGTATGACGGAAGGCCCTTCACCGTGGAGGGTCTGATGGAGAGGCTTCTGGAGGTGGCGGCATGAAGCCCCGGGATCTGGGAACGACGGCTCAGAACACCTGGTGTCCGGGTTGCGGAAACTTCGCCATCCTGAACGCCATAAAGCCCGTATTGGCGGAGCTGGACGGGGCGGGGCTCGTACCAATAGAGAACGTCGTGGTGGTGACCGGGATAGGCTGCCACGGGAAGATCGCCGACTACCTCCACCTCAACAGCTTCTACGCCATCCATGGCCGGGCGATCCCCGTCGCCACCGGAATCAAGCTTGCAAACCCCGACCTCAACGTCATCTGCTTCGTCGGAGACGGCGACGCCTACGCCGAGGGGCTCGACCACCTGATCTTCGCCGCCAAGAGGAACGTCGAGATTACGACGATCGTCCACGACAACCGGGTCTACGGCCTCACCACCGGCCAGTACACCCCGACATCCCCCTCGGGCTTTTCAGGCAGGTCCACCCCCGGGGGGCTGGAGGTTTCGCCGATCAACCCCCTGGAGCTGATCTTCGCCAGCGGTGGGACCTTCATCGCCCGGGGGTACTCGAACAGGATCGACCTCCTCAAGGAGACGATGAGGGAGGCGATCCTCCACCGGGGGTTCGCCTTCCTCGACGTCCTCCAGGTCTGTGCCACCTTCTTCAACATGTATGATCTTTACAACCGCCGGACCTACGCCCTGGAGGAGCACGACCCCGAGGACCCCGTCCTCGCCCAAGAGAGGATGCGAGAGTGGGACTACAACTCCGAGGGCCCCATACCCCTGGGGATATTCCATCGGCGGGCGGCTCCGACCTTCGGGGACAACTTCGAGGATAAAAACTCAAAGATCCCCGACATGGAGGGGGCGGTCAGGAGGGTTCTGAAGGGGTACATCTGAGGCTGGAGGATCTCGGGAGGGGGCCGTTCCCCTCCCCTGGATCCAAAGTATTATATACTTCGGGATGGAGAATACATTGTAGCATTATTAGGCATGTTTTTGGCGGTCGAGATCCCCGGCCGCCCTCGGACTGATTCTACAAGTCCGGTCCAGGAGGCGATGTGGATGGCGAAGAGATACACCTGCACGGTCTGTGGATACATCTACGATCCAGAGAAGGGCGACCCCGATTCCGGGGTCACCCCAGGTACCGCCTTTGAGGATCTCCCCGACGACTGGACCTGTCCAGTCTGCGGGGCGACCAAGGAAGTCTTTGAGGAGAGCTGAATAGGGAGCTGATGAAAAATGGCTGCCATCGGCGAGAAGATGACCCGAGCCCTCAACGAGCAGGT
The sequence above is drawn from the Methanothrix harundinacea 6Ac genome and encodes:
- a CDS encoding HIT family protein, whose amino-acid sequence is MDLRNDEGCIFCDIVAGRAKARRIFEDDLSLAILDINPFSRGHSLVIPKRHVPWWHDLTEEEVESLFRVARTVSQKIMRAYDPDFVAIYARGRRIPHTHIFLVPTYGGDVLDRFFNALEGFQEGAAPMARLKEDEELEEAAELLRRA
- a CDS encoding 2-oxoacid:acceptor oxidoreductase subunit alpha; translated protein: MRDEISVLVGGRAGDGIAEAGMVIARLYNQLGYCLYQYLDYPSLIRGGHNFAIVRAAGKKIGAHRDGVDYLLALNQDTIDRHLWRLNEGAVVIYDSDEVKAPPAGGAGLPLKSFAREAGAPPIARNVGLIGALSGAAGIEEEIVEKVLRKEIRKYIDENLEVARRGRAGIEERGDGRAERRSYPCCPVITGNELIGLGLLRGGLDAYVAYPMTPSSGVLHFLAGVAGEFSIKVVHPENEIAVILMAEGFAYAGKKTAVGTSGGGFCLMNEGMSLAGMAEIPLVVLVSQRAGPSTGVPTYTAQADLPFVMSAGQGEFPRLVIVPGDAEEAFFWSATALGLAWRYQIPVVLLSDKTLSESAYSFNIEEARDIPDIAPVLWDGEGDYQRYASPEDGISPLAFPPRAGAVVKANSYAHLPSGITTEEARAIERGQDKLLQKERRLAEELASLKTVKVYGDPGSSTAILCWGSNKGVSSEVGEELGLRVIAPVVVSPFPADRFKEALRGVERTISVETNSTGQLARLIRSYGFEADDLILKYDGRPFTVEGLMERLLEVAA
- a CDS encoding thiamine pyrophosphate-dependent enzyme, producing the protein MKPRDLGTTAQNTWCPGCGNFAILNAIKPVLAELDGAGLVPIENVVVVTGIGCHGKIADYLHLNSFYAIHGRAIPVATGIKLANPDLNVICFVGDGDAYAEGLDHLIFAAKRNVEITTIVHDNRVYGLTTGQYTPTSPSGFSGRSTPGGLEVSPINPLELIFASGGTFIARGYSNRIDLLKETMREAILHRGFAFLDVLQVCATFFNMYDLYNRRTYALEEHDPEDPVLAQERMREWDYNSEGPIPLGIFHRRAAPTFGDNFEDKNSKIPDMEGAVRRVLKGYI
- the rd gene encoding rubredoxin, which produces MAKRYTCTVCGYIYDPEKGDPDSGVTPGTAFEDLPDDWTCPVCGATKEVFEES